GACTTTTTATACCAAGTTGAATGGCAGAAGTACTTGAAGTCAGGCGCTCTAACCAAGCTTGATGTGGCATTTAGTCGCGACCAGCAAGAGAAGGTGTATGTTCAAGACCGTCTCATCGAGCAAGCTGAGCAAGTGTGGCAGTGGCTACAAGATGGCGCTTACCTCTATGTATGTGGTGATGCGACTCGTATGGCAAAAGATGTCAACGAAGCGCTGATTACAATCGCACAAGAACAAGGCAAGCAGAGCCGAGAGCAAGCTGAAGAATATATTAACGATCTACGTAAAGCGAAACGTTACCAAAGGGATGTGTACTAATGAGCAAGCAAGTTATAGAGCAAGAAGTATTAGGCCAAGTGCTGGGCCCATTAGCAGACAACGAACGTTTAAAGCGTGAAAGTAATCATCTACGTGGCACCATTGAAGCCGATCTACAAGATCGCGTCACAGGTGGATTTACGGCGGACAACTTCCAACTGATTCGCTTCCACGGTATGTATCAACAAGACGACCGTGATATCCGTAACGAGCGTGCTAAGCAAAAGCTAGAACCGTTGCACAATGTGATGCTGCGTGCACGTATGCCGGGTGGCATCATTACACCAAAGCAGTGGCTAGCAATTGATAAATTCGCGGATGAGAGCACTTCGTATGGTTCTATCCGACTCACTACGCGTCAAACGTTCCAGTTTCACGGTGTATTGAAGCCAAACATCAAGTTGATGCACCAAACGCTAAACAGCATTGGGATTGATTCGATCGCGACAGCGGGTGACGTAAACCGTAACGTACTATGTACGACCAACCCTGTAGAATCAGAGCTTCATCAAGAGGCTTACGAGTGGGCGAAGAAGATCAGTGAGCACCTTTTACCAAAAACGCGTGCTTATGCTGAGATCTGGCTAGATGGCGAGAAACTAGAAACGACCGATGAAGAGCCGATTCTAGGTAGCAACTATCTACCTCGTAAATTCAAAACCACGGTAGTGATCCCGCCACAGAATGATGTGGATGTGCACGCTAATGACTTGAACTTCGTGGCAATTGCAGAAGACGGCAAGCTGGTGGGCTTTAATGTGCTTGTCGGTGGTGGTCTAGCAATGACTCACGGTGATACGTCGACTTATGCACGTAAGGCGGATGACTTTGGTTTTGTACCACTAGCAAACACATTAGATGTTGCAGCAGCGGTTGTAACAACACAACGTGATTGGGGTAACCGTTCTAACCGTAAGAACGCAAAGACCAAGTACACCTTAGACCGTGTTGGTATTGATGTCTTTAAAGCTGAAGTAGAGAGACGTGCAGGGGTGAAGTTCTCTGATAGCCGCCCTTATGAGTTTACTGGTCGAGGCGATCGTATCGGTTGGTCTGAAGGTATCGATGGTAAATTCCACTTAGCACTGTTCATAGAGAATGGCCGTCTACTGGATTTCCCTGGTAAGCCTCTAAAAACAGGTGTTGCTGAAATCGCTAAGATTCATAAAGGCGATTTCCGCATGACAGCAAACCAAAACTTGATCGTTGCAGGTGTGCCAAAGAGTCAAAAAGCCAAAATCGAGAAGCTTGCTCGTGAATATGGTCTGATGGACGATGCAGTAACTGAGCAGCGTAAAAACTCAATGGCATGTGTGGCATTCCCAACTTGTCCATTGGCAATGGCTGAAGCGGAACGTTTCCTTCCTGAGTTTGTGACGGATGTAGAAGGCATTCTTAAGAAGCACGGCTTACCGGAAGATGACAACATTATTCTGCGTATTACAGGTTGTCCAAATGGTTGTGGTCGAGCGATGCTAGCGGAGCTTGGTCTCGTTGGTAAGGCGCCGGGTCGTTACAACATGCATTTAGGTGGTAACCGAGCGGGTACTAGAATTCCTAAGATGTATAAAGAGAACATCACCTCTGCACAAATCCTTCAAGAGATCGATGAGCTGGTGGCTCGTTGGGCAAATGAAAGAGAAGAGGGCGAAGGGTTCGGTGATTTCACTATTCGCGCTGGCATCATTGAAGAAGTGATCATTTCTAAGAGGGATTTACATGCATAATTCTGTGACTTCCAAATTGAAGTTGGCAGATCTGCTTGCATTAACCAAGACGGAGCAAATTCTCCGTCTTTCAGAAATCAATGCTGAGTTAGAGACGCTAACCGCTCAACAAAGAGTTAAGTGGGCACTAGAGAACCTAGAAGGCAATCACGTTGTCTCATCTAGTTTTGGTATTCAAGCGGCGTTAATGCTTCACCTTGTGACCCAAGCGAAACCGGACATCCCAGTGATCTTGACGGACACTGGTTACCTTTTCCCTGAAACGTACCGCTTTATTGATGAGTTAAGTCAGCAACTGACATTAAATCTTCAAGTCTTTAGAGCGAAACAGAGCCCGAATTGGCAAGAAGCGCAATACGGCAAGTTGTGGGAACAAGGTTTAGAAGGGATAGAAAAGTACAACAAGCTAAATAAAGTCGAGCCAATGAGGCGTGCACTGGATGAGCTTGATGCAGGGGTTTGGTTCTCGGGGTTGAGAAGAGAGCAATCTAAGTCTCGTGCAAACCTTCCTATACTCTCTATTCAAAATGGTGTGTTTAAATTCTTGCCTGTCATCGACTGGAGTAATAAAGATGTTCATTATTACTTAGAAGAGCATGGTTTGAGTTATCACCCACTACGAGAAGAAGGCTACCTATCCATTGGTGACACTCACACTACTAAGAAGTGGGAGCCGGGTATGACCGAAGAAGAAACGCGATTTAATGGTTTGAAACGCGAATGTGGTCTTCATGAAGACGATGGTGAGCAATACGGTTCCGGTATTTAGTCCATCTTGTGTTGAAAAAGCTGCTTTTAAGCAGCTTTTTTTATGTTTGTAGAATATGAAAATTACCAATTGTGGATAACTCTGTGGGTAGCTTGTAGTTCGATTGGGGTTAAACTTGCATAAATATGGCTTTGAATGTTATTTCTGCACTCAAGCGTTATTTTTGCAATTTTCTTGAATTAAAGCTTGCCAATGTGAGGAACATCTCTATAATGCCGCCTCACTGACACGGCAGACGCCACAAGGCTTCAGCGAAGAATGTTAGTTCGGCAACTAGCTTAAAGCGATATTTCGCTTCTACTTTTAGAAAGTAGAAATTAATTTTCAAAAAGTGTTTGACACTGAGAATTAAGTCGCTAGAATGGCCGCCTCTTCCGAAGTGATGCAAGTCACAACGAAGAAAAGCTCTTTAACAATTTAAACCTATCAATCTGTGTGGGCACTCGTTGATGAATATCACTAAGTTTGTTTTCGCTTTTAAAAGCAAAGGCAAACAGATTCTTCGGAATCAAAATGATTTCAATGAACTGAGTGACCAATTAAGACTTCGGTCTTAGCACAGTCAATTCACTATCGTTAGATAGAATCAGTATTCATTGAGTCGACAAAATCTTAAATTGAAGAGTTTGATCATGGCTCAGATTGAACGCTGGCGGCAGGCCTAACACATGCAAGTCGAGCGGAAACGAGTTATCTGAACCTTCGGGGAACGATAACGGCGTCGAGCGGCGGACGGGTGAGTAATGCCTAGGAAATTGCCTTGATGTGGGGGATAACCATTGGAAACGATGGCTAATACCGCATGATGCCTACGGGCCAAAGAGGGGGACCTTCGGGCCTCTCGCGTCAAGATATGCCTAGGTGGGATTAGCTAGTTGGTGAGGTAATGGCTCACCAAGGCGACGATCCCTAGCTGGTCTGAGAGGATGATCAGCCACACTGGAACTGAGACACGGTCCAGACTCCTACGGGAGGCAGCAGTGGGGAATATTGCACAATGGGCGCAAGCCTGATGCAGCCATGCCGCGTGTATGAAGAAGGCCTTCGGGTTGTAAAGTACTTTCAGCAGTGAGGAAGGGGGTGTCGTTAATAGCGGCATTTCTTGACGTTAGCTGCAGAAGAAGCACCGGCTAACTCCGTGCCAGCAGCCGCGGTAATACGGAGGGTGCGAGCGTTAATCGGAATTACTGGGCGTAAAGCGCATGCAGGTGGTTTGTTAAGTCAGATGTGAAAGCCCGGGGCTCAACCTCGGAACTGCATTTGAAACTGGCAAACTAGAGTACTGTAGAGGGGGGTAGAATTTCAGGTGTAGCGGTGAAATGCGTAGAGATCTGAAGGAATACCAGTGGCGAAGGCGGCCCCCTGGACAGATACTGACACTCAGATGCGAAAGCGTGGGGAGCAAACAGGATTAGATACCCTGGTAGTCCACGCCGTAAACGATGTCTACTTGGAGGTTGTGGCCTTGAGCCGTGGCTTTCGGAGCTAACGCGTTAAGTAGACCGCCTGGGGAGTACGGTCGCAAGATTAAAACTCAAATGAATTGACGGGGGCCCGCACAAGCGGTGGAGCATGTGGTTTAATTCGATGCAACGCGAAGAACCTTACCTACTCTTGACATCCAGAGAACTTTCCAGAGATGGATTGGTGCCTTCGGGAACTCTGAGACAGGTGCTGCATGGCTGTCGTCAGCTCGTGTTGTGAAATGTTGGGTTAAGTCCCGCAACGAGCGCAACCCTTATCCTTGTTTGCCAGCGAGTCATGTCGGGAACTCCAGGGAGACTGCCGGTGATAAACCGGAGGAAGGTGGGGACGACGTCAAGTCATCATGGCCCTTACGAGTAGGGCTACACACGTGCTACAATGGCGCATACAGAGGGCAGCCAACTTGCGAGAGTGAGCGAATCCCAAAAAGTGCGTCGTAGTCCGGATTGGAGTCTGCAACTCGACTCCATGAAGTCGGAATCGCTAGTAATCGTAGATCAGAATGCTACGGTGAATACGTTCCCGGGCCTTGTACACACCGCCCGTCACACCATGGGAGTGGGCTGCAAAAGAAGTGGGTAGTTTAACCTTCGGGAGGACGCTCACCACTTTGTGGTTCATGACTGGGGTGAAGTCGTAACAAGGTAGCCCTAGGGGAACCTGGGGCTGGATCACCTCCTTATACGAAGATGTTCACGATAAGTGTCCACACAGATTGATACGGTTTAGAAAGTTAAGAGATATCTTAGTGTCCCGTTCGTCTAGAGGCCTAGGACACCGCCCTTTCACGGCGGTAACAGGGGTTCGACTCCCCTACGGGATACCATCTTTAAGTGCATTTTTAATAGTGCTTTTAAAAATGGTTACTTCATTAAGAAGTGATTAGCTCTTTAACAATTTGGAAAGCTGACTGATTTAAATAACAGAGTTATTTAAATCAAATTAAAAGTTCTCAATGTTTACTTTTCGAAGTAAACACAACACAAACACATTCAAGTGTCTTGTATTCGAATCAATGTTTACATTGATTCACCATTGAGTCCGGCAAACATGTAATAAGAATTAACCCTTCTTATTACAACCAAAAACCTTGGTTGCTAGTTTGTCTTTACTGCCATTTTTCTTCACTTTTTAAAGTGAAATCAAATAAGCAAGTGAAAGCAAACAGTCATCAACTCGAAACTTCTTCGGGTTGTATGGTTAAGTGACTAAGCGTACACGGTGGATGCCTTGGCAGTCAGAGGCGATGAAGGACGTATTAACTTGCGATAAGCCCAGATTAGGTAGTAAAAACCTTTTGAGTCTGGGATTTCCGAATGGGGAAACCCACTTACATAAGTAAGTATCTTGTTGTGAATACATAGCAACAAGAGGCAAACCGGGGGAACTGAAACATCTAAGTACCCCGAGGAAGAGAAATCAACCGAGATTCCGAAAGTAGCGGCGAGCGAAATTGGATTAGCCCTTAAGCTTTTAATGATGCAGGTGAAGGCTCTGGAAAGTGCCGCAATAAAGGGTGATAGCCCCGTAACCGACACATCATAATCAGTGAAATCGAGTAGGGCGGGACACGTGATATCCTGTCTGAATATGGGGGGACCATCCTCCAAGGCTAAATACTACTGACTGACCGATAGTGAACCAGTACCGTGAGGGAAAGGCGAAAAGAACCCCTGTGAGGGGAGTGAAATAGAACCTGAAACCGTGTACGTACAAGCAGTAGGAGCACCTTCGTGGTGTGACTGCGTACCTTTTGTATAATGGGTCAGCGACTTATATTCAGTGGCAAGGTTAACCGTTTAGGGGAGCCGTAGGGAAACCGAGTCTTAACTGGGCGTTCAGTCTCTGGATATAGACCCGAAACCAGGTGATCTAGCCATGGGCAGGTTGAAGGTTGAGTAACATCAACTGGAGGACCGAACCGACTAATGTTGAAAAATTAGCGGATGACTTGTGGCTAGGGGTGAAAGGCCAATCAAACCTGGAGATAGCTGGTTCTCCCCGAAAGCTATTTAGGTAGCGCCTCGGACGAATACTACTGGGGGTAGAGCACTGTTAAGGCTAGGGGGTCATCCCGACTTACCAACCCTTTGCAAACTCCGAATACCAGTAAGTACTATCCGGGAGACACACGGCGGGTGCTAACGTCCGTCGTGGAGAGGGAAACAACCCAGACCGCCAGCTAAGGTCCCAAAGTATAGCTAAGTGGGAAACGATGTGGGAAGGCTCAGACAGCCAGGATGTTGGCTTAGAAGCAGCCATCATTTAAAGAAAGCGTAATAGCTCACTGGTCGAGTCGGCCTGCGCGGAAGATGTAACGGGGCTAAGCTATACACCGAAGCTGCGGCTGCACACTTTAGTGTGCGGGGTAGGGGAGCGTTCTGTAAGCCGTTGAAGGTGGTCTGTAAGGGCTGCTGGAGGTATCAGAAGTGCGAATGCTGACATGAGTAACGATAAAGGGAGTGAAAAACTCCCTCGCCGGAAGACCAAGGGTTCCTGTCCAACGTTAATCGGGGCAGGGTAAGTCGACCCCTAAGGCGAGGCCGAAAGGCGTAGTCGATGGGAAACGGGTTAATATTCCCGTACTTCTTACAATTGCGATGGGGGGACGGAGAAGGCTAGGTGGGCCTGGCGACGGTTGTCCAGGTTCAAGTACGTAGGCGGAAGGTTTAGGTAAATCCGGACTTTCTTAACGCTGAGATACGATGTCGAGCCACTACGGTGGTGAAGTCATTGATGCCATGCTTCCAGGAAAAGCCTCTAAGCTTCAGATTGTAAGGAATCGTACCCCAAACCGACACAGGTGGTCGGGTAGAGAATACCAAGGCGCTTGAGAGAACTCGGGTGAAGGAACTAGGCAAAATGGTACCGTAACTTCGGGAGAAGGTACGCTCTTATCGGTGAAGTCCCTCGCGGATGGAGCTGACGAGAGTCGCAGATACCAGGTGGCTGCAACTGTTTATTAAAAACACAGCACTGTGCAAAATCGTAAGATGACGTATACGGTGTGACGCCTGCCCGGTGCCGGAAGGTTAATTGATGGGGTTAGACTTCGGTCGAAGCTCTTGATCGAAGCCCCGGTAAACGGCGGCCGTAACTATAACGGTCCTAAGGTAGCGAAATTCCTTGTCGGGTAAGTTCCGACCTGCACGAATGGCGTAATGATGGCCACGCTGTCTCCACCCGAGACTCAGTGAAATTGAAATCGCTGTGAAGATGCAGTGTACCCGCGGCTAGACGGAAAGACCCCGTGAACCTTTACTACAGCTTGGCACTGAACATTGACCCTACATGTGTAGGATAGGTGGGAGACTTTGAAACCGCGTCGCTAGATGTGGTGGAGTCGTCCTTGAAATACCACCCTTGTAGTGTTGATGTTCTAACGTTGGTCCCTGAATCGGGATTACGGACAGTGCCTGGTGGGTAGTTTGACTGGGGCGGTCTCCTCCCAAAGAGTAACGGAGGAGCACGAAGGTGGGCTAATCACGGTTGGACATCGTGAGGTTAGTGCAATGGCATAAGCCCGCTTGACTGCGAGAATGACAATTCGAGCAGGTGCGAAAGCAGGTCATAGTGATCCGGTGGTTCTGAATGGAAGGGCCATCGCTCAACGGATAAAAGGTACTCCGGGGATAACAGGCTGATACCGCCCAAGAGTTCATATCGACGGCGGTGTTTGGCACCTCGATGTCGGCTCATCACATCCTGGGGCTGAAGTCGGTCCCAAGGGTATGGCTGTTCGCCATTTAAAGTGGTACGCGAGCTGGGTTTAGAACGTCGTGAGACAGTTCGGTCCCTATCTGCCGTGGGCGTTGGAAGATTGAAGGGGGCTGCTCCTAGTACGAGAGGACCGGAGTGGACGAACCTCTGGTGTTCGGGTTGTCATGCCAATGGCATTGCCCGGTAGCTAAGTTCGGAATCGATAACCGCTGAAAGCATCTAAGCGGGAAGCGAGCCCTGAGATGAGTCTTCCCTGGCGCTTTAAGCGTCCTAAAGGGTTGTTCAAGACTAGAACGTTGATAGGCAGGGTGTGTAAGCGCTGTGAGGCGTTGAGCTAACCTGTACTAATTGCCCGTGAGGCTTAACCATACAACACCCAAGGGGTTTTGATGGACTCAAGATATACAAACGCTTGAATGAGTTTGAAGAGAACAAGAAACAGCTTTCCGAATTATTTTACCTTTAGCTTTTTAAAAGCTGAAAGTAATAAAAGAATTTGCTTGGCGACCATAGCGTTGTGGACCCACCTGATTCCATGCCGAACTCAGAAGTGAAACGCAATAGCGCCGATGGTAGTGTGGGGCTTCCCCATGTGAGAGTAGGACATCGCCAGGCTCCTATTTATTTTCACTTTTTTGAAAAGTGAAGACAAAAAGTTCGACTTGTCTCAATGAGACGAGTCAATATAGGATTTTAAGTAAAAAACTTAGAGTTTTATGTTGACTTACAGAGTCAATCGCGTATTATACGCATCCGCTTCAACGCTAAGGCGTTGATAGCAAAGCTCTTTAACAATTTAAACCTATCAATCTGTGTGGGCACTCGTTGATGAATATCACTAAGTTTGTTTTCGCTTTTAAAAGCAAAGGCAAACAGATTCTTCGGAATCAAAATGATTTCAATGAACTGAGTGACCAATTAAGACTTCGGTCTTAGCACAGTCAATTCACTATCGTTAGATAGAATCAGTATTCATTGAGTCGACAAAATCTTAAATTGAAGAGTTTGATCATGGCTCAGATTGAACGCTGGCGGCAGGCCTAACACATGCAAGTCGAGCGGAAACGAGTTATCTGAACCTTCGGGGAACGATAACGGCGTCGAGCGGCGGACGGGTGAGTAATGCCTAGGAAATTGCCTTGATGTGGGGGATAACCATTGGAAACGATGGCTAATACCGCATGATGCCTACGGGCCAAAGAGGGGGACCTTCGGGCCTCTCGCGTCAAGATATGCCTAGGTGGGATTAGCTAGTTGGTGAGGTAATGGCTCACCAAGGCGACGATCCCTAGCTGGTCTGAGAGGATGATCAGCCACACTGGAACTGAGACACGGTCCAGACTCCTACGGGAGGCAGCAGTGGGGAATATTGCACAATGGGCGCAAGCCTGATGCAGCCATGCCGCGTGTATGAAGAAGGCCTTCGGGTTGTAAAGTACTTTCAGCAGTGAGGAAGGGGGTGTCGTTAATAGCGGCATTTCTTGACGTTAGCTGCAGAAGAAGCACCGGCTAACTCCGTGCCAGCAGCCGCGGTAATACGGAGGGTGCGAGCGTTAATCGGAATTACTGGGCGTAAAGCGCATGCAGGTGGTTTGTTAAGTCAGATGTGAAAGCCCGGGGCTCAACCTCGGAACTGCATTTGAAACTGGCAAACTAGAGTACTGTAGAGGGGGGTAGAATTTCAGGTGTAGCGGTGAAATGCGTAGAGATCTGAAGGAATACCAGTGGCGAAGGCGGCCCCCTGGACAGATACTGACACTCAGATGCGAAAGCGTGGGGAGCAAACAGGATTAGATACCCTGGTAGTCCACGCCGTAAACGATGTCTACTTGGAGGTTGTGGCCTTGAGCCGTGGCTTTCGGAGCTAACGCGTTAAGTAGACCGCCTGGGGAGTACGGTCGCAAGATTAAAACTCAAATGAATTGACGGGGGCCCGCACAAGCGGTGGAGCATGTGGTTTAATTCGATGCAACGCGAAGAACCTTACCTACTCTTGACATCCAGAGAACTTTCCAGAGATGGATTGGTGCCTTCGGGAACTCTGAGACAGGTGCTGCATGGCTGTCGTCAGCTCGTGTTGTGAAATGTTGGGTTAAGTCCCGCAACGAGCGCAACCCTTATCCTTGTTTGCCAGCGAGTCATGTCGGGAACTCCAGGGAGACTGCCGGTGATAAACCGGAGGAAGGTGGGGACGACGTCAAGTCATCATGGCCCTTACGAGTAGGGCTACACACGTGCTACAATGGCGCATACAGAGGGCAGCCAACTCGCGAGAGTGAGCGAATCCCAAAAAGTGCGTCGTAGTCCGGATTGGAGTCTGCAACTCGACTCCATGAAGTCGGAATCGCTAGTAATCGTAGATCAGAATGCTACGGTGAATACGTTCCCGGGCCTTGTACACACCGCCCGTCACACCATGGGAGTGGGCTGCAAAAGAAGTGGGTAGTTTAACCTTCGGGAGGACGCTCACCACTTTGTGGTTCATGACTGGGGTGAAGTCGTAACAAGGTAGCCCTAGGGGAACCTGGGGCTGGATCACCTCCTTATACGAAGATATTCACGATAAGTGTCCACACAGATTGATACGGTTTAGAAAGTTAAGAGACGATATTGGGTCTGTAGCTCAGCTGGTTAGAGCGCTCGCCTGATAAGCGGGAGGTCGGTGGTTCAAGTCCACTCAGACCCACCACTATCTTTTCCCAGAGATAGCGGTCAATATCGATTTCGTTGGGGCTATAGCTCAGCTGGGAGAGCGCCTGCCTTGCACGCAGGAGGTCAGCAGTTCGATCCTGCTTAGCTCCACCATCTTTAAGCGCATTAGCGATAGTGCTTTTAAACATGGTTTCATTAAGAAATCTGCTCTTTAACAATTTGGAAAGCTGACTGATTTAAATAACAAAGTTATTTAAATCAAATTAAAAGTTCTCAATGTTTATCTGTTCTTATTTATTAAGAACAGTAAACACAACACAAACACATTCAAGTGTCTTGTATTCGAATCAATGTTTACATTGATTCACCATTGAGTCCGGCAAACACGTAATAAGAACTAACCCTTCTTGTTACAACCAAAAACCTTGGTTGTTTACCATACATAAAGACCTCTTCGGGTTGTATGGTTAAGTGACTAAGCGTACACGGTGGATGCCTTGGCAGTCAGAGGCGATGAAGGACGTATTAACTTGCGATAAGCCCAGATTAGGTAGTAAAAACCTTTTGAGTCTGGGATTTCCGAATGGGGAAACCCACTTACATAAGTAAGTATCTTGTTGTGAATACATAGCAACAAGAGGCAAACCGGGGGAACTGAAACATCTAAGTACCCCGAGGAAGAGAAATCAACCGAGATTCCGAAAGTAGCGGCGAGCGAAATTGGATTAGCCCTTAAGCTTTTAATGATGCAGGTGAAGGCTCTGGAAAGTGCCGCAATAAAGGGTGATAGCCCCGTAACCGACACATCATAATCAGTGAAATCGAGTAGGGCGGGACACGTGATATCCTGTCTGAATATGGGGGGACCATCCTCCAAGGCTAAATACTACTGACTGACCGATAGTGAACCAGTACCGTGAGGGAAAGGCGAAAAGAACCCCTGTGAGGGGAGTGAAATAGAACCTGAAACCGTGTACGTACAAGCAGTAGGAGCACCTTCGTGGTGTGACTGCGTACCTTTTGTATAATGGGTCAGCGACTTATATTCAGTGGCAAGGTTAACCGTTTAGGGGAGCCGTAGGGAAACCGAGTCTTAACTGGGCGTTCAGTCTCTGGATATAGACCCGAAACCAGGTGATCTAGCCATGGGCAGGTTGAAGGTTGAGTAACATCAACTGGAGGACCGAACCGACTAATGTTGAAAAATTAGCGGATGACTTGTGGCTAGGGGTGAAAGGCCAATCAAACCTGGAGATAGCTGGTTCTCCCCGAAAGCTATTTAGGTAGCGCCTCGGACGAATACTACTGGGGGTAGAGCACTGTTAAGGCTAGGGGGTCATCCCGACTTACCAACCCTTTGCAAACTCCGAATACCAGTAAGTACTATCCGGGAGACACACGGCGGGTGCTAACGTCCGTCGTGGAGAGGGAAACAACCCAGACCGCCAGCTAAGGTCCCAAAGTATAGCTAAGTGGGAAACGATGTGGGAAGGCTCAGACAGCCAGGATGTTGGCTTAGAAGCAGCCATCATTTAAAGAAAGCGTAATAGCTCACTGGTCGAGTCGGCCTGCGCGGAAGATGTAACGGGGCTAAGCTATACACCGAAGCTGCGGCTGCACACTTTAGTGTGCGGGGTAGGGGAGCGTTCTGTAAGCCGTTGAAGGTGGTCTGTAAGGGCTGCTGGAGGTATCAGAAGTGCGAATGCTGACATGAGTAACGATAAAGGGAGTGAAAAACTCCCTCGCCGGAAGACCAAGGGTTCCTGTCCAACGTTAATCGGGGCAGGGTAAGTCGACCCCTAAGGCGAGGCCGAAAGGCGTAGTCGATGGGAAACGGGTTAATATTCCCGTACTTCTTACAATTGCGATGGGGGGACGGAGAAGGCTAGGTGGGCCTGGCGACGGTTGTCCAGGTTCAAGTACGTAGGCGGAAGGTTTAGGTAAATCCGGACTTTCTTAACGCTGAGATACGATGTCGAGCCACTACGGTGGTGAAGTCATTGATGCCATGCTTCCAGGAAAAGCCTCTAAGCTTCAGATTGTAAGGAATCGTACCCCAAACCGACACAGGTGGTCGGGTAGAGAATACCAAGGCGCTTGAGAGAACTCGGGTGAAGGAACTAGGCAAAATGGTACCGTAACTTCGGGAGAAGGTACGCTCTTATCGGTGAAGTCCCTCGCGGATGGAGCTGACGAGAGTCGCAGATACCAGGTGGCTGCAACTGTTTATTAAAAACACAGCACTGTGCAAAATCGTAAGATGACGTATACGGTGTGACGCCTGCCCGGTGCCGGAAGGTTAATTGATGGGGTTAGACTTCGGTCGAAGCTCTTGATCGAAGCCCCGGTAAACGGCGGCCGTAACTATAACGGTCCTAAGGTAGCGAAATTCCTTGTCGGGTAAGTTCCGACCTGCACGAATGGCGTAATGATGGCCACGCTGTCTCCACCCGAGACTCAGTGAAATTGAAATCGCTGTGAAGATGCAGTGTACCCGCGGCTAGACGGAAAGACCCCGTGAACCTTTACTACAGCTTGGCACTGAACATTGACCCTACATGTGTAGGATAGGTGGGAGACTTTGAAAC
The Vibrio pelagius genome window above contains:
- the cysI gene encoding assimilatory sulfite reductase (NADPH) hemoprotein subunit, whose translation is MSKQVIEQEVLGQVLGPLADNERLKRESNHLRGTIEADLQDRVTGGFTADNFQLIRFHGMYQQDDRDIRNERAKQKLEPLHNVMLRARMPGGIITPKQWLAIDKFADESTSYGSIRLTTRQTFQFHGVLKPNIKLMHQTLNSIGIDSIATAGDVNRNVLCTTNPVESELHQEAYEWAKKISEHLLPKTRAYAEIWLDGEKLETTDEEPILGSNYLPRKFKTTVVIPPQNDVDVHANDLNFVAIAEDGKLVGFNVLVGGGLAMTHGDTSTYARKADDFGFVPLANTLDVAAAVVTTQRDWGNRSNRKNAKTKYTLDRVGIDVFKAEVERRAGVKFSDSRPYEFTGRGDRIGWSEGIDGKFHLALFIENGRLLDFPGKPLKTGVAEIAKIHKGDFRMTANQNLIVAGVPKSQKAKIEKLAREYGLMDDAVTEQRKNSMACVAFPTCPLAMAEAERFLPEFVTDVEGILKKHGLPEDDNIILRITGCPNGCGRAMLAELGLVGKAPGRYNMHLGGNRAGTRIPKMYKENITSAQILQEIDELVARWANEREEGEGFGDFTIRAGIIEEVIISKRDLHA
- a CDS encoding phosphoadenylyl-sulfate reductase — protein: MHNSVTSKLKLADLLALTKTEQILRLSEINAELETLTAQQRVKWALENLEGNHVVSSSFGIQAALMLHLVTQAKPDIPVILTDTGYLFPETYRFIDELSQQLTLNLQVFRAKQSPNWQEAQYGKLWEQGLEGIEKYNKLNKVEPMRRALDELDAGVWFSGLRREQSKSRANLPILSIQNGVFKFLPVIDWSNKDVHYYLEEHGLSYHPLREEGYLSIGDTHTTKKWEPGMTEEETRFNGLKRECGLHEDDGEQYGSGI